A stretch of the Candidatus Aquicultor sp. genome encodes the following:
- a CDS encoding energy-coupling factor transporter transmembrane component T has translation MSVASGFTIGQYYPGDSIVHHADPRVKLVLVLLFSIAVFLIGNFTGFLVVAAAIVCIALIAELPLAFVVQGVRPLLFVLVFTVLIHIFTDNGPWLHLGPVYISVTGFWAGLLLGVRFIALVTGASFLTLTSTPIELTDAIESLLTPLKRIGLPAHELAMMMTIALRFIPILAVEADKIVRAQMSRGARFDARNPFTRANSYIPVLIPLLVNVFRRADELAEAMESRAYRGGEGRTRMRRLTLKASDIYAFSAVALIFAAIIAIGRMPLI, from the coding sequence ATGTCGGTAGCGAGCGGTTTTACCATCGGTCAGTACTATCCAGGAGATTCAATCGTACATCATGCCGATCCGCGAGTGAAGCTTGTGCTCGTATTGCTGTTTTCGATCGCCGTGTTCTTGATCGGCAATTTCACCGGCTTTCTCGTTGTGGCCGCGGCGATTGTTTGCATTGCATTAATAGCTGAGCTTCCGCTAGCCTTCGTCGTTCAGGGGGTGCGTCCGCTTCTTTTTGTGCTGGTTTTTACCGTACTCATACATATTTTTACCGATAACGGGCCGTGGCTGCATCTTGGTCCCGTCTATATAAGCGTAACCGGTTTTTGGGCAGGGCTTCTGCTTGGCGTGCGCTTTATCGCATTAGTTACAGGCGCGTCGTTTTTAACGCTTACCTCGACACCTATCGAGCTTACCGACGCCATCGAGTCGCTTCTGACACCGCTTAAGCGGATTGGGCTGCCGGCCCACGAACTTGCAATGATGATGACAATAGCACTGCGTTTCATCCCGATACTTGCTGTAGAAGCTGACAAAATCGTTCGCGCTCAGATGTCGCGCGGCGCCAGATTTGATGCAAGAAATCCGTTCACCAGGGCAAATAGCTATATTCCAGTGCTTATCCCGCTGCTGGTTAACGTATTCCGGCGTGCGGACGAACTTGCCGAAGCGATGGAGTCCCGAGCGTATCGCGGCGGGGAAGGGCGCACCAGGATGCGTCGCCTCACCCTAAAAGCCTCCGATATCTACGCGTTCAGTGCTGTGGCGCTCATATTTGCTGCTATAATTGCGATAGGGAGGATGCCACTCATCTAA
- a CDS encoding energy-coupling factor transporter ATPase has protein sequence MLIKLRNVHHTYLAGTNLARNALHGIDFSIAEGEFVAIAGATGSGKSTLIQHFNGLLTPTTGTVFFSGKQIGIDIQPHEVRRDVGLLFQFPENQLFEETVARDVAYGLKNMGLSKGEIDTRVRDSLECIGLNYVRYSERSPLALSGGEKRLVAIAGVLAMKPRMLVLDEPTSGLDHNGRMHLIALLRSLNSTGTTIVMVNHDMDEIAENASRVVVLDNGEIIFDGAPADVFNRHEALTRIGLGIPHTVELVAKLRGRGLNVVPASPSVASTVEAVCASLKEKQCR, from the coding sequence ATGCTAATTAAGCTTCGTAATGTCCACCACACATATTTGGCAGGCACAAACCTTGCCCGGAATGCGCTGCATGGCATCGACTTCAGTATAGCTGAAGGTGAATTTGTTGCGATTGCCGGGGCGACGGGCTCCGGTAAATCGACACTCATCCAGCATTTCAATGGGCTCTTAACGCCAACCACAGGAACCGTTTTCTTTTCCGGTAAACAAATCGGTATCGATATCCAGCCGCATGAGGTTAGGCGTGATGTTGGCCTGCTATTTCAATTCCCGGAGAATCAGCTCTTCGAAGAAACCGTTGCACGCGATGTGGCCTACGGTTTAAAAAATATGGGGCTCTCAAAAGGGGAGATTGACACACGCGTTCGTGATTCGCTCGAATGTATTGGCCTTAATTATGTTCGCTATAGCGAACGGTCTCCGTTAGCTTTAAGCGGCGGGGAAAAACGCCTGGTCGCGATAGCTGGCGTGTTAGCGATGAAGCCTCGAATGCTGGTTTTAGATGAGCCGACCAGCGGTCTCGACCATAACGGACGCATGCATCTCATAGCGCTGTTACGCAGTCTCAATAGTACCGGTACAACAATTGTGATGGTTAACCACGACATGGACGAAATTGCCGAAAACGCCTCTCGCGTAGTCGTGTTGGATAACGGGGAGATTATATTCGACGGGGCGCCTGCCGATGTCTTTAACCGGCACGAAGCGCTTACCCGCATTGGTTTAGGCATACCGCATACCGTCGAGCTTGTCGCAAAGCTGCGGGGAAGAGGGCTTAACGTAGTACCGGCGTCACCGTCGGTTGCGTCTACGGTTGAGGCGGTTTGCGCCTCGTTAAAGGAGAAACAATGTCGGTAG
- a CDS encoding energy-coupling factor transporter ATPase has protein sequence MIEFNKVSYRYDTGDGAIEALNDITLTIREGEFVVLLGANGSGKSTFARHLNGLLVPSAGTVVVDGLSTADPKVIWTIRERVGLVFQNPDNQIIAARVWEDVAFGPENLGLPPGEIRARVDEALEVVDMSCFAQHDPHLLSGGQKQRVAIAGALAMRPQYLVLDEATSMLDPKGSHEVIATLQKLNRECGITVVLITHVPDEALLADRVVVLSRGEPAMDGAPCDIFADAEALYRIGVGVPQVQLIARALIDAGLTLPHIPHTIDELADAIC, from the coding sequence ATGATCGAGTTTAATAAGGTATCATACCGGTACGATACCGGCGATGGCGCAATAGAAGCGCTCAACGATATCACTCTTACGATTCGCGAGGGTGAATTTGTGGTGCTGTTGGGTGCGAACGGTTCGGGTAAATCAACATTTGCGCGCCACCTAAACGGCTTGTTGGTTCCGTCGGCAGGCACGGTGGTCGTCGACGGTCTCTCAACGGCCGACCCTAAAGTCATATGGACTATTCGTGAGCGGGTCGGCCTGGTATTTCAAAATCCGGATAACCAGATCATTGCCGCACGCGTGTGGGAAGATGTCGCTTTCGGTCCGGAGAACCTCGGTTTGCCACCCGGTGAGATTCGTGCTCGCGTCGATGAGGCGCTGGAGGTTGTTGATATGAGCTGTTTTGCCCAGCACGACCCTCATCTACTTTCCGGCGGGCAAAAACAACGCGTCGCGATTGCCGGGGCGCTCGCTATGCGCCCGCAATATCTGGTGCTCGATGAAGCGACGTCGATGCTCGATCCGAAGGGAAGCCATGAAGTTATCGCAACCCTACAAAAACTCAATCGCGAGTGCGGTATCACGGTAGTGCTTATTACGCACGTACCCGATGAAGCTTTGCTCGCAGATCGTGTTGTCGTACTGTCACGCGGTGAACCAGCTATGGATGGGGCGCCCTGCGATATCTTTGCCGATGCGGAGGCGCTATACCGAATCGGTGTTGGCGTACCGCAGGTTCAGTTGATAGCCCGGGCATTGATCGATGCGGGGCTTACGCTGCCGCATATACCGCACACAATAGATGAGCTGGCGGATGCCATATGCTAA
- the rplQ gene encoding 50S ribosomal protein L17: protein MRHAKKGRKIGTSASHRKAIFNGLARQVIIHERVQTTEAKAKELRPMVEKVITLGKRGDLHARRQALAVIGDREAVHKLFAEIGPRYAERDGGYTRILKLGPRQGDAAPMALIELV from the coding sequence ATGAGGCACGCAAAAAAGGGTAGAAAAATTGGCACGAGTGCCAGCCATAGAAAAGCGATATTTAATGGTTTAGCACGCCAGGTCATCATCCATGAGCGCGTTCAGACGACCGAGGCTAAGGCAAAAGAGCTGCGGCCGATGGTTGAGAAGGTTATCACCCTTGGTAAGAGGGGCGACCTTCACGCGAGGCGCCAGGCTCTGGCGGTTATTGGCGACCGCGAAGCCGTACATAAGCTGTTTGCTGAGATCGGCCCGCGCTATGCTGAACGTGATGGCGGCTATACTAGAATTTTAAAGCTTGGCCCGCGCCAAGGCGATGCTGCCCCTATGGCACTAATCGAGCTGGTTTAG
- a CDS encoding DNA-directed RNA polymerase subunit alpha, translated as MLDIRKPGISVEEQKDNTASFRVEPLERGFGYTLGNSLRRVLLSSLPGAAITSVKIERVAHEFATIPGVKEDVTDIILNLKEIVLRLHGEEPATIRINVQGPATVTAADIEYPAEVEVVNTDQYIATLNADGKLEMEMTVEPGRGYVTAERNKNPNDAIGVVPIDSIFSPVQNVTYAVENTRVGQRTDFDRLVLNVTTNGSITPFEAVSIGAKIVNEHMSLFMEQASEFAATPIFASSASERDKALDSPIEDLELSVRSYNCLKREGVNTVQQLVDISEQELMKIRNFGAKSIEEVKEKLAQLGLSLKQS; from the coding sequence ATGTTAGATATCCGTAAGCCGGGTATCTCCGTAGAGGAGCAAAAAGACAACACGGCCAGCTTTAGGGTTGAGCCGCTGGAGAGAGGCTTCGGTTACACCTTAGGTAATTCCCTAAGACGAGTACTATTATCGTCACTACCGGGTGCCGCAATCACTTCAGTTAAAATCGAGCGTGTTGCGCACGAGTTTGCGACAATACCTGGTGTAAAAGAGGATGTTACCGATATCATCCTCAACCTTAAAGAGATAGTCTTACGACTACATGGCGAGGAGCCGGCAACCATCAGAATCAACGTACAGGGTCCAGCAACAGTTACGGCTGCCGATATCGAGTATCCGGCCGAAGTAGAGGTTGTAAACACTGACCAGTACATCGCCACTTTAAATGCTGACGGTAAGCTTGAGATGGAAATGACCGTTGAGCCGGGGCGCGGTTATGTAACCGCAGAGCGTAATAAGAATCCGAACGATGCCATCGGCGTTGTTCCGATCGATTCGATCTTCAGCCCAGTGCAAAACGTGACGTATGCAGTAGAGAATACGCGTGTTGGTCAGAGAACCGATTTCGACCGCCTTGTTCTCAATGTTACGACGAACGGCAGCATTACACCATTTGAGGCTGTTAGCATCGGTGCCAAGATTGTAAACGAACACATGAGCTTGTTCATGGAGCAGGCCAGCGAGTTTGCAGCGACACCGATATTCGCATCGAGCGCGAGCGAGCGAGATAAAGCTCTCGATTCACCAATCGAGGATCTCGAGCTTTCAGTTCGTTCTTACAACTGCTTGAAGCGTGAGGGTGTTAACACCGTTCAGCAGCTTGTTGATATCAGTGAGCAAGAGCTCATGAAGATTAGAAACTTCGGCGCAAAGTCGATTGAAGAGGTTAAAGAAAAGTTAGCGCAACTTGGATTGTCGCTGAAGCAGAGTTAG
- the rpsD gene encoding 30S ribosomal protein S4: MARYTGPVCKLCRRETQKLFLKGDKCLTDKCPVERRPFPPGEHGRGRHKPSEYYMQLREKQKAKRIYGVLEKQFANYYQLATKRKGVTGENLLQILETRLDNVIYRIGFSNSRPEARQEVRHGHIAVNGRRVDIPSFRVKQGDVVTVLGDIARMKEAAESANKAAIPSWLDADAGSMTAKVVGVPAREDIDIPVQEKMIVELYSK, from the coding sequence ATGGCGAGATATACAGGACCTGTTTGTAAACTATGCAGGAGAGAGACACAGAAGCTCTTTCTTAAAGGCGATAAGTGTCTAACCGATAAATGTCCGGTTGAGAGGCGCCCGTTCCCACCAGGTGAGCACGGTCGCGGCCGGCATAAACCATCGGAATATTATATGCAGCTGCGTGAAAAGCAGAAAGCAAAGCGCATTTACGGTGTGCTTGAGAAGCAGTTTGCCAACTACTATCAGCTGGCGACAAAAAGAAAAGGCGTTACCGGCGAGAACTTGCTCCAGATTCTGGAGACACGTCTGGATAACGTTATTTACCGGATCGGGTTTTCCAACTCACGGCCTGAAGCCAGGCAAGAGGTCCGGCACGGGCATATCGCCGTTAACGGTAGAAGGGTAGATATCCCTTCATTCCGTGTAAAACAAGGCGACGTTGTTACCGTTCTCGGTGACATCGCCCGCATGAAAGAGGCGGCAGAATCGGCGAACAAAGCCGCTATTCCGTCTTGGCTTGACGCTGATGCGGGATCGATGACCGCTAAAGTCGTCGGCGTTCCAGCTCGCGAGGACATCGACATTCCTGTTCAGGAAAAGATGATCGTCGAGCTATATTCTAAGTAA
- the rpsK gene encoding 30S ribosomal protein S11, with product MAKKKATGRVKRRERKNVVHGAAHIRSTFNNTIVTITDQQGNTIAWESAGTSGFKGSRKSTPFAAQVAAESCAKKAQEHGMKRVDVYVKGPGAGRETAIRTLQANGLEVAGITDVTPVPHNGCRPRKRRRV from the coding sequence TTGGCTAAGAAGAAAGCTACGGGCAGAGTAAAGCGCAGAGAGCGCAAGAACGTTGTTCATGGGGCTGCCCACATAAGGAGCACGTTTAATAATACGATCGTCACAATAACCGACCAGCAGGGCAACACGATAGCCTGGGAGAGCGCAGGTACTTCAGGCTTTAAAGGATCTCGTAAAAGCACCCCGTTTGCAGCTCAGGTTGCAGCTGAGTCTTGTGCGAAGAAAGCGCAAGAGCACGGTATGAAGAGGGTGGATGTGTACGTTAAGGGTCCAGGTGCGGGTCGTGAGACGGCAATTAGGACGTTGCAGGCCAACGGCCTTGAAGTTGCCGGTATCACCGACGTAACACCGGTTCCGCATAACGGCTGCCGCCCGAGGAAGAGGAGAAGGGTGTAA
- the rpsM gene encoding 30S ribosomal protein S13 produces MARISGVDLPREKRVEIGLTYIYGIGLSTAQEIIAATGVNSDTRVRNLTEDEVMRLRDYIDKNLKVEGDLRREVSQNIKRLMEIGCYRGLRHRRGLPVRGQRTHTNARTRKGPRRTVGAKKKR; encoded by the coding sequence TTGGCACGTATATCCGGTGTAGACCTACCCAGAGAGAAAAGGGTAGAGATTGGTTTGACCTATATCTACGGGATAGGTCTTTCAACAGCGCAAGAGATTATTGCTGCTACCGGGGTAAACTCGGATACACGGGTTCGCAATCTGACCGAAGATGAGGTTATGCGTTTAAGGGATTATATCGACAAGAACCTCAAAGTCGAAGGAGATCTGCGTCGCGAAGTATCTCAAAACATCAAGCGTCTCATGGAGATCGGATGTTACCGCGGCCTGAGGCATCGCAGGGGTCTTCCGGTTCGGGGTCAGCGCACCCATACGAATGCTCGCACAAGAAAAGGTCCACGTAGGACCGTTGGTGCGAAGAAGAAAAGATAG
- the rpmJ gene encoding 50S ribosomal protein L36, with product MKVRPSVKRICEKCKIIKRHGKVLVICENPRHKQRQG from the coding sequence ATGAAAGTACGTCCATCAGTAAAGCGCATTTGTGAGAAATGCAAGATTATCAAGCGGCACGGAAAAGTTCTCGTTATTTGTGAGAATCCGCGCCACAAGCAGCGCCAGGGTTAG
- the infA gene encoding translation initiation factor IF-1, producing the protein MPKKEDAIEVEGTVIEPLPNAMFRVELDNGHKVLAHISGKMRMHYIRILPGDRVVVELSPYDLTRGRIVYRFK; encoded by the coding sequence GTGCCTAAAAAAGAAGACGCAATAGAAGTAGAAGGTACGGTCATAGAGCCTTTGCCAAACGCGATGTTCAGGGTTGAATTGGACAACGGGCATAAGGTTCTAGCTCATATTTCCGGGAAGATGCGTATGCATTATATCCGAATCTTGCCTGGAGACCGTGTTGTCGTGGAATTATCCCCGTATGACCTAACACGGGGCAGGATCGTGTACCGTTTTAAGTAG
- the map gene encoding type I methionyl aminopeptidase, whose translation MIIRKSKDEIATMRRAGRIVAETLQLIENTVQPGVETIKLDRVAEDFIRKSGGIPAFKGYRGYPGSICASPNETVVHGIPGKRILKEGDIISIDVGVELDGYFGDAAATFPVGQISAEAQRLIDVTKSSLYDGIDECVVGKYLFDISYAIQQTAESAGYSVVREFVGHGIGRAMHEDPQIPNYGHPGRGPKLEPGMVLAIEPMVNVGGYKVNILADNWTVVTSDKSLSAHFEHTVAVTDEGPYILTTL comes from the coding sequence ATGATTATTAGAAAAAGCAAAGATGAAATCGCTACAATGCGTCGAGCTGGGCGCATTGTAGCTGAAACATTACAGCTCATTGAAAATACGGTACAGCCGGGCGTTGAAACGATTAAGCTCGATCGGGTTGCCGAGGATTTTATTCGCAAATCCGGGGGCATACCGGCATTTAAAGGGTATAGAGGATATCCGGGAAGTATCTGCGCCTCACCGAACGAGACAGTCGTTCACGGCATTCCGGGTAAGCGGATACTTAAAGAGGGCGACATCATCAGTATTGATGTCGGTGTCGAGCTTGATGGGTATTTCGGCGATGCGGCAGCGACGTTCCCGGTGGGGCAGATTTCGGCTGAAGCGCAACGCCTGATCGATGTTACTAAAAGCTCGCTATACGACGGAATCGATGAGTGTGTTGTGGGAAAATACCTGTTCGACATCTCATACGCGATTCAGCAAACAGCGGAATCGGCCGGGTATTCGGTAGTGCGAGAGTTTGTGGGGCACGGTATAGGCCGGGCAATGCATGAAGACCCCCAGATCCCCAACTATGGGCATCCGGGACGAGGCCCGAAATTGGAGCCAGGGATGGTTCTTGCGATAGAGCCGATGGTAAACGTCGGCGGTTACAAAGTAAATATCCTTGCAGATAACTGGACGGTCGTTACATCCGATAAGAGTTTGTCGGCCCATTTTGAACATACGGTGGCTGTTACCGATGAGGGGCCGTACATATTAACGACCTTGTAG